The window TCGCCCGCTGATTTCACACCCGGAATAAGTTGAATGGTTTTTAAAACATCCACCTCCCCCATAAAGGCCGGTAATTTTTTAATGTCAGCCATATCCAGATTAACGGAACTCATTTGAGTAGAACTCACATTTTTATCGGGATTGTCAGTACTTACCTCTACTTCCCCTAATTGATTCTCACCCGGATTTAAATTGATATTAATAGAAGTGTTTTTATTTAACTCAATGGTTTGCGTTTGCGTTTCGTATCCCAGAAAGCTAAACACTAAAGTATATTTCCCTTTCGGAACTGTAATGGAATAAAATCCGTATTGATTGGCGGAAGTAGCTTTGTTTATTTCCTTAATAAGGATGGTTGCTCCCGGTGTACTCTCACCGTTAGATTTATCTTTAATATAACCGCTGATACTGAAATTTTGAGCATAGACTTTGCTTATCAACAAGAGAACAACTATCCAACTTCTTAACTTCAATTTAAAGATGCATTAAGCACTCGCTTTTTTCTTCTTGAATCCGTAATAGAAACCAAAACCAAAAGAAACATATCCCATATTCGCCTTATTACGAATTTTTTCATAATTCTTCCAGCCATCCAAACGAGGTAATTCCGGATTGAATTGCTGTAATGTCATGTTATAGGCGAGAAAAATACTGAAAGCGAAATTATCTTCCACCAAAAAATTAATACTGGCTTCCGGTCTTACAAACGCTGTGGTAAATGAAGTAGGAATATTTTTATACATACTATCCTTCACCGCTACAGTTCCGGTATAAAAATTATAAGAAGCGCCTGTACTTAAACTTAAAGACCAAAAACTTTTTGGTCCTGCCGGTTTATCGTAATGAAAGGCTAATACACCATTATGCATTTGCTGACGGGTATTAATGTTCCGTCCGTATACATCTCTAAATTCGGTAGTCGTATTAAAAAGTGCATTTTGATAACCGACACCTAAACAAAAGTTATTAAATAAACGTAAGGTTATTTTTAAACCTCCATCGTAAAGTCCGTTAAAACTCACACGATACGCCTGACTGCCCACTACTTTTGGAACACCAATGAAAGCACGAACTGCTACCCTAGGCAAAAGCTCTTTATCTTCTTGTGCAGGTAATATTGCACCAAAAGCCATTAAGAAAATAAGGATTAGTTTTAGAGCTCTCATCTGAACCTTAAAAATACTCATTTATTAATAAATTTTACCATTTATACTAAATAAAAAAATGGCATTTCTTTTATTTATTTCTTTACTTTAAATCTAAGTATGAAACGCCTTTTTACCCTATTTATTTTCTGCCTTTTTACCTTTTTTGGAATGGCTCAACTGGCCTCCAAAGAAACGCATGAAAAAACGGCAGCCATCCTATTGAAAGAATATAACGCACAGAATTACAAAGGCATTTATAAGCTTCTGGATGCGGATTTTAAAAAACAAATTTCAGAAAAAGAGCTGGGCGATTTCTTTAAACTTAATATTTACGATCAGTATGGCGCGATGCTTTCCATTCAGCACAGCGACTATAAAGGCAGCATGCACCTATTTGTAGCGGAATTTAATAATGGGAAAATGGATCTTCAACTCAGCTGTAACGCGGAAGAAGAAATTACCGGTATGGGTTGGACCATACATGAAGAAAAGTTACCGAAAGTTCCGGTGCTAAACAATGGCGAATTACGAAGCGACAATCCTTTATCTAATCAACTGGAGTTACAAATAGATTCTATTGTGAAAAAGTACTATGAAAACAACAGTGTTTGCGGATTAAGTATTGCAGTTTACAATGGAGAAACTACCAAATTTTACAATTATGGTGAAGTTGCCAGAGGAAAAAACGAATTACCCAATTCAAAAACCATTTATGAAATTGGCTCCGTAAGTAAAGTTTTTACAAGCATCCTATTGGCGCAGGCCATAACCGAAAAAAAAGTAAACGCCAACGACCCGCTTAAAAAGTATTTAGGCGATTCGTATAAAAATTTAGCCTATAAGGGTAAACAAGTTGAATTGGTTCATTTGAGTAATCACACATCGCGCATTCAGCGTATTCCCTCCGATTTAACCACACAAAAAGGTTATGATGCCTCCAATCCCTATAAGCATTATACCAAAGAAATGCTTCTCAATTACATTTCTACAATCTCAATTGACACGTTTCCTGGTTTAAAAAACGAGTATTCTAATCTTGGTGCTGCCTTGCTGGCGGTAACCTTAGAAAAAGTGTATAATAAAACCTATGAAAACCTGGTAAAAGAAAAAATCACATCTCCTCTTAAAATGAATGACACTAAAATCACTTTAAACAGCGAGGATGAAAAACGCTTTGCA is drawn from Bacteroidota bacterium and contains these coding sequences:
- a CDS encoding serine hydrolase, which encodes MAQLASKETHEKTAAILLKEYNAQNYKGIYKLLDADFKKQISEKELGDFFKLNIYDQYGAMLSIQHSDYKGSMHLFVAEFNNGKMDLQLSCNAEEEITGMGWTIHEEKLPKVPVLNNGELRSDNPLSNQLELQIDSIVKKYYENNSVCGLSIAVYNGETTKFYNYGEVARGKNELPNSKTIYEIGSVSKVFTSILLAQAITEKKVNANDPLKKYLGDSYKNLAYKGKQVELVHLSNHTSRIQRIPSDLTTQKGYDASNPYKHYTKEMLLNYISTISIDTFPGLKNEYSNLGAALLAVTLEKVYNKTYENLVKEKITSPLKMNDTKITLNSEDEKRFAEGHNSYGQTTDKWDLGAFSGAGGLRSTSEDMIQFVKANLKDTVPALKLSHYSTFNNGRDQVAMGWQLVTTKKGNELIWHNGMTQGFSSFCGLIKSKNVGVVVLNNTGLSVDQIAIGILKMLQ